One window of Triplophysa rosa linkage group LG10, Trosa_1v2, whole genome shotgun sequence genomic DNA carries:
- the grem2a gene encoding gremlin-2, producing MFWKLAIPAILAWTLCVTTETKKPRPPGSIPSPYKQKGNDVSSPSLTLSSLPQHTSPRRQKGKHDVLSSRREALVVTERKYLKSDWCKTQPLRQTVSLEGCLSRTIINRFCYGQCNSFYIPRHLTSQTSSHRSRKAAPVHDHNSSFQSCAFCRPSRITTVTVRLHCPGLQPPYRQRKVQRIKQCKCVSVNVSAAH from the coding sequence ATGTTCTGGAAGCTGGCAATACCTGCCATTTTGGCATGGACCCTCTGCGTAACTACGGAAACCAAGAAGCCACGCCCCCCGGGTTCCATCCCGTCCCCGTACAAGCAAAAGGGCAACGATGTGTCGTCGCCGTCCCTCACGCTGTCATCGTTGCCCCAGCACACGTCGCCGCGACGGCAGAAGGGTAAGCACGATGTGCTGTCGTCCAGACGTGAAGCCCTGGTGGTCACCGAGCGAAAGTACCTGAAGAGCGACTGGTGCAAAACACAGCCATTGCGTCAAACTGTCAGTCTGGAGGGCTGTTTGAGCCGCACCATCATCAACCGCTTTTGCTACGGCCAGTGCAACTCTTTCTACATCCCGCGTCACCTCACGTCTCAAACGTCATCGCACCGAAGTCGAAAAGCGGCGCCCGTGCATGACCACAACTCTTCATTTCAGTCTTGCGCCTTCTGCCGGCCGAGCCGAATAACCACGGTTACCGTACGGCTTCACTGTCCCGGCCTACAGCCGCCGTACCGGCAACGAAAAGTACAGCGCATTAAGCAATGCAAGTGCGTGTCTGTGAACGTCAGCGCTGCGCATTGA